GTCCGGGCCTGAGCCGGGCCCCGCCGGCGGAGTGCCGGCGGAGTGCCGGCGGACACGGCGGTTGTCCGGGCGGGTCAGGGGATGGTGAGGACGACCTTTCCGGTGACATGGCCGGTGTCGCCGAGCTGGTGGCCCTTGGCGGCCTGGTCGAGCGGGAAGACGGCGTCCACGACGGCTCGGAGCCGGCCCGCTGCCACCAGGTCGGCGATCGCGCGCATGCCCGCCTGGTCCGCCTCGACCAGCATGGCGGTGGCCCGGACGCCGCGGGCGGCGGCCTCCTCGGCCAGCTGCCCGGGGAGGTTCATGAGCGAGATGGAGACCAGCCGACCGCCGGGCTTCAGGACGTCCAGGGAGCGGAGGGCCGTGTCGCCGCCGAGGGCGTCGAGGACCAGGTCGACCGGGTCGACGGCGGTGAAGTCCTGGTTCCGGTAGTCGATCACCTCGTCGGCGCCCAGCTCGCGCAGCAGGTCGTGCTTGGGGGCGCTGGCGGTGCCGATCACGTACGCGCCAAGCTCCTTGGCGATCTGGACGGCGAAGTGGCCGACGCCGCCGGCGGCCGCGTGGATCAGGACGCGCCGGCCCGGCTGCACGTCCGCCACGTCCACCAGGGCCTGCCAGGCGGTGAGCGCGGCCAACGGGATCGCGGCCGCCTGGACGTGGTCGATCGCGGCCGGCTTGCGCACCAGCGCGCGGGCCGGGGCCACGACGTACTCGGCGAACGCACCGGCGCCGTGCGGGTAGGGCAGCATGCCGAACACCTCGTCACCGACCTGGTGGACGGCGACCCCGAAGCCGACGGCCTCGACGACGCCGGAGACGTCCCAGCCGAGCACCAGCGGCAGCCGGTCGACAAGGCCGGGGAACTGACGGTGCTTCCAGTCGGTCGGGTTCATCCCGGCCGCCCGGACCCGGACGAGTACCTCGGAGGGCCCCGGAGCGGGACGGTCGAGCCGGACCTGGTGCAGTACTTCGGTGCCGCCGTAGGTGTTCTGGCTGATTGCGTTCATCGTGGTCATGGGCCCAGGATGTCTCGGCCGCAACCTGCGACGACAGTGGCCCACGGGTCATGATGTGCAAGGATCGGGCCATGAGTCCTGTCGTGCACCGTGTCGTGGTCCTGGCCCTGGACGGGGTCATTCCCTTCGAACTGAGCCTGGCCTCGCGGCTGTTCGGTGCCGCCACCGATCCGGAAGGACGGCCGCTCTACGAGGTGGTCACCTGCTCGCTGGACGGCAGGCCGGTCCGGACTTCCGCCGACTTCTCGATCACCATCGGGCACGACTCCTCGGCGCTGGCCACCGCGGACACCGTGGTGATCCCGTCCGCCGAGGAGTTCGCCGAGATCACCGGCCCGGACGCACTGCCGCACCGGGTGACGGAGGCGCTGACCACGGTGCGGCCCGACACCCGGATCGTCGGGATCTGCATCGCCACCTTCGTGCTGGCCGCGGCCGGCCTGCTGGACGGCCGGGCCGCGGCCACCCACTGGTTCCACAGCGCCCGCTTCCGGAGGCTCTACCCCGGGATCGAACTCGCGCCGGACGTGCTGTTCGTGGACACCGGCCGGATACTGACCTCCGCAGGGGCGGCGGCCGGCATCGACCTGCTCCTGCACGTGATCCGGAAGGACCACGGCAGCACGGTCGCCAACCACGTCGCACGGCGGTGCGTCGTGCCGCCGCAGCGGGAGGGCGGTCAGGCGCAGTACGTGGAGCGGCCGGTGCCGGAGAGCTCGGACAGCGGGACGTCGGCCACCCGCGCCTGGGCGCTGGACCGGTTGCACGAGCCGCTCCAGCTGGAGGATCTGGCCAGGCACGCGGACATGAGCCGGCGCACGTTCACCCGCCGGTTCCGGGCCGAGGTCGGGCTGAGCCCCGGCCAGTGGCTCACCCAGCAGCGCGTCGAACTGGCCCGGCTGCTGCTGGAGAGCAGCGACCTGCCGGTGAGCCGGGTCGCCGAACGCGCCGGCTTCGGCACCGACGCCGCGCTGCGGCAGAACCTGCACGCCGCGATCGGCGTCTCGCCGGGCGCGTACCGGCGCACCTTCCGGGCCTGATCGTCGACGGCGGCACGCGGGGCACGGGCACATCCCGGGGTCGTGGAGCCCTCGCTCTTGTCGGTGATCGATGACGCTTGATCGCCTCAGCCCGGCAGAAGGACGGTATCCAATAGGGCGCCGTTGCACCGGCCGCCTGGGCAACGGTGGACCGTTCAGGAATCACCGCTGCCGCCGAAATTCTCGGCGCGGGCGCCGGTTCCCGATATCCTGCACCGCTTTTCGGCGGCGGCGGCGAGCGGGCGCTCGCCGGACGTCTGCGAGAGCACGGCGTCCCAGCGGTGCGGCACGTCCAGCGACCGTCCCGCGCCCAGCCTTCGGATCAGTAGTCCAGGACGCGCCTGAGGTAGGCGGTCCTGGCCGCGATGGCGAGTTGCGAGACGGCCGCCTGCGGCGCGGCTGTGGCGAACGCGTGCCACGCTCCCGGCCACACGTGCAACTCGACCGGGACTCCGGACCGGGACAGCCGCGCGGCGTAGTCGATGGTCTCGTCCCGGAAGGTGTCGACCTGGCCGGTGTCGATGTAGGTGGCAGGCAGCCCGCTCAGGTCCGCCGCGCGGGCCGGAGCCGCGTAGGGCGAGACCTCGGGCCCGCCCCTGGCCGTCCCGAGCAGGCAGGTCCATGCCGTCAGGTTGGCCCGGCGGTCCCAGAAGCCCTCGCGGTCGAGTTCCTGGCTGGACGCTGTCCGGCAGCGGTCGTCGAGCATCGGCGCCTGCAGCATCTGGTGCGCCAGGGCCGGGCCGCCGCGGTCCCGAGCCAGCAGCGCCGTCGCCGCCGCCAGCCCACCGCCCGCGCTGGTACCCCAGATGATCAGCCGGTCGGGGTCGATGGACAGCTCGGCGGCGTTGGTTGCGACCCACTCCAACCCGGCATAGCAGTCCTCGACGGGTGCGGGATGGGGATGCTCGGGCGCCAGCCGGTACTCCACCGAGATCCCGACGACGCCGAGAACATCCACCCACTCGGCGAGCACGTGGGCGAGCTCCCACTTGTTGCCGGAGATCATGCCGCCGCCGTGGGTGTGGTAGACGCAGGGGCGTGAGCCTGTGCCGCGGGTAGGACGCATGATGAGCAGTGAGATCTCCGGCGCCCCGGCGGGACCGGGCACCGTGCGTTCCTCGATCTCGACGGCCCCGCCCCGGCGCAGTGCGGCCGCGTCGGCCCTGCCGGGCACCGTCGCGTTCATCTCCCGGTAGGCGGGGATGTCGGCCGGCCCGAGCCAGCCGAGCTCCCGCACCTCTTGCGGATAGGTGGCCAGGATCGCGGCCAACTCGGGGTCGAACGGTGGTCGGGAGTACATCCTCGGAGCCTTTCTTTCGTCAGCGGTTCGCCCGCCCAGTGTCCTTGGGGGCCGCCGTCCGATCCACCGCCGGACGGCTCATCCTGTCCGCCATCCGGCGGATATGATCCAGTAGTGGAAGAACTGCTCCAACGGCTCTCGGCACTGGATCCCGCCGCCGGGGACGCGGTACGCGCCATCGCGTACTTCGACGCCCTGGTCGAGCAGCGGGCCGGGCTCGACGCCTTCGTCAGGGCCGGGGCCATTCTCTCGGGCTGCACGGCCGGGCTGGCCGATCCCGACCGACACGTGCTGGTGCGCATCCACCCCGACGGCCACCGGTTGGAACCGGCGGCGCACATTCCCTCCTGGCC
The Streptacidiphilus albus JL83 genome window above contains:
- a CDS encoding alpha/beta hydrolase — its product is MYSRPPFDPELAAILATYPQEVRELGWLGPADIPAYREMNATVPGRADAAALRRGGAVEIEERTVPGPAGAPEISLLIMRPTRGTGSRPCVYHTHGGGMISGNKWELAHVLAEWVDVLGVVGISVEYRLAPEHPHPAPVEDCYAGLEWVATNAAELSIDPDRLIIWGTSAGGGLAAATALLARDRGGPALAHQMLQAPMLDDRCRTASSQELDREGFWDRRANLTAWTCLLGTARGGPEVSPYAAPARAADLSGLPATYIDTGQVDTFRDETIDYAARLSRSGVPVELHVWPGAWHAFATAAPQAAVSQLAIAARTAYLRRVLDY
- a CDS encoding NADP-dependent oxidoreductase — its product is MNAISQNTYGGTEVLHQVRLDRPAPGPSEVLVRVRAAGMNPTDWKHRQFPGLVDRLPLVLGWDVSGVVEAVGFGVAVHQVGDEVFGMLPYPHGAGAFAEYVVAPARALVRKPAAIDHVQAAAIPLAALTAWQALVDVADVQPGRRVLIHAAAGGVGHFAVQIAKELGAYVIGTASAPKHDLLRELGADEVIDYRNQDFTAVDPVDLVLDALGGDTALRSLDVLKPGGRLVSISLMNLPGQLAEEAAARGVRATAMLVEADQAGMRAIADLVAAGRLRAVVDAVFPLDQAAKGHQLGDTGHVTGKVVLTIP
- a CDS encoding GlxA family transcriptional regulator, whose amino-acid sequence is MSPVVHRVVVLALDGVIPFELSLASRLFGAATDPEGRPLYEVVTCSLDGRPVRTSADFSITIGHDSSALATADTVVIPSAEEFAEITGPDALPHRVTEALTTVRPDTRIVGICIATFVLAAAGLLDGRAAATHWFHSARFRRLYPGIELAPDVLFVDTGRILTSAGAAAGIDLLLHVIRKDHGSTVANHVARRCVVPPQREGGQAQYVERPVPESSDSGTSATRAWALDRLHEPLQLEDLARHADMSRRTFTRRFRAEVGLSPGQWLTQQRVELARLLLESSDLPVSRVAERAGFGTDAALRQNLHAAIGVSPGAYRRTFRA